From a single Nocardioides panacis genomic region:
- a CDS encoding DUF1116 domain-containing protein has translation MNLSTPPAVVTAGASLLADALRAQAVDVSEVLWQPPAGDPAALAAVMGDPRRVPANARALTAMLAAEAHLVDVVPAAEALGLGPGEFLHAGPPVEWDRASGPMRGALVGAMLFEGLAATPEDAERRLAAGDGVSWAPCHSRGAVGPMAGLITPSMWVFCLRDPSTGHESWCSLNEGLGKVLRYGAYGPEVIERLHWMTAVLGPMLQHAVRAGDPVDVKAIVAQMIQMGDEGHNRNRAGTLMFLREVLPAMIDSDFAQADVAAAVRFVSGNDHFFLNLVMPACKLQARAAAEIPGSTVVTVMARNGTDFGIQTAGTGDTWFTAPANTPEGLFLGSYGPDDANPDIGDSAITETAGIGGLAMATAPAIVRFVGGSVPDALATTQRMYDITVGENPAYGIPILEFRGTPTGIDVTAVVRSGVLPQINTGMAGRVAGTGQVGAGLVTPPMPCFTQALEALAARSAR, from the coding sequence GTGAACCTCTCGACTCCCCCGGCCGTCGTCACCGCCGGCGCCTCCCTGCTCGCCGACGCCCTGCGCGCCCAGGCCGTCGACGTCTCCGAGGTGCTCTGGCAGCCACCGGCCGGCGACCCCGCGGCCCTGGCCGCCGTGATGGGCGACCCGCGCCGGGTGCCGGCCAACGCGCGCGCGCTGACGGCAATGCTGGCCGCGGAGGCGCACCTGGTCGACGTAGTCCCGGCGGCGGAGGCGCTCGGCCTCGGCCCCGGGGAGTTCCTGCACGCCGGTCCGCCGGTGGAGTGGGACCGGGCGTCCGGGCCGATGCGCGGCGCGCTGGTCGGGGCGATGCTGTTCGAGGGCCTGGCCGCGACACCGGAGGACGCCGAGCGCCGGCTCGCCGCCGGCGACGGGGTGAGCTGGGCGCCGTGCCACAGCCGGGGCGCGGTCGGGCCGATGGCGGGCCTGATCACCCCGTCGATGTGGGTGTTCTGCCTGCGCGACCCGAGCACCGGGCACGAGTCGTGGTGCTCGCTGAACGAGGGCCTCGGCAAGGTGCTCCGCTACGGCGCCTACGGCCCCGAGGTGATCGAGCGGCTGCACTGGATGACCGCCGTGCTCGGGCCGATGCTGCAGCACGCCGTGCGTGCCGGGGACCCGGTCGACGTGAAGGCGATCGTCGCCCAGATGATCCAGATGGGCGACGAGGGGCACAACCGCAACCGGGCCGGGACGCTGATGTTCCTGCGCGAGGTGCTGCCGGCGATGATCGACTCGGACTTCGCCCAGGCCGACGTCGCCGCCGCGGTGCGGTTCGTCTCCGGCAACGACCACTTCTTCCTGAACCTCGTGATGCCCGCCTGCAAGCTCCAGGCCCGGGCCGCCGCGGAGATCCCCGGCTCCACGGTGGTGACCGTGATGGCGCGCAACGGCACCGACTTCGGCATCCAGACCGCCGGCACCGGCGACACCTGGTTCACCGCTCCCGCGAACACCCCGGAGGGGCTGTTCCTGGGGTCCTACGGCCCCGACGACGCCAACCCCGACATCGGCGACTCCGCGATCACCGAGACGGCCGGCATCGGCGGTCTGGCGATGGCGACGGCCCCCGCGATCGTCCGGTTCGTGGGCGGCTCGGTGCCCGACGCCCTGGCCACCACCCAGCGGATGTACGACATCACCGTCGGCGAGAACCCCGCCTACGGCATCCCGATCCTGGAGTTCCGGGGAACGCCCACCGGCATCGACGTGACCGCCGTCGTGCGCAGCGGCGTGCTCCCGCAGATCAACACCGGGATGGCCGGCCGGGTCGCCGGCACCGGCCAGGTCGGCGCCGGCCTCGTCACACCCCCGATGCCCTGCTTCACCCAGGCCCTGGAGGCCCTGGCGGCCCGGTCCGCCCGGTGA
- a CDS encoding DUF4188 domain-containing protein: MSEVKAGRWMADIDGDFVVFLIGARPDKRRLIRSLRDLGGRRGMLHMLQHLSAHPEKGLLGYEMSMFGGIIVQYWRSFEHLERFANDVADPHVAAWRNYWRRVGSDTRTGIWHETYLVRAGEYEAIYGNMPPFGLGKASSLVTMAEGLSARGRLKRRTTG, translated from the coding sequence ATGTCCGAGGTGAAGGCCGGCCGGTGGATGGCCGACATCGACGGCGACTTCGTGGTGTTCCTGATCGGTGCACGGCCCGACAAGCGCAGGCTGATCCGGTCGTTGCGCGACCTGGGTGGTCGCCGCGGGATGCTGCACATGCTGCAGCACCTGTCGGCGCACCCGGAGAAGGGCCTGCTGGGCTACGAGATGTCCATGTTCGGCGGCATCATCGTGCAGTACTGGCGCTCGTTCGAGCACCTCGAGCGGTTCGCCAACGACGTCGCCGACCCGCACGTCGCGGCCTGGCGCAACTACTGGCGGCGGGTCGGCAGCGACACCCGCACGGGCATCTGGCACGAGACCTACCTCGTCCGGGCGGGGGAGTACGAGGCGATCTACGGCAACATGCCGCCCTTCGGGCTCGGCAAGGCGTCCTCCCTGGTGACGATGGCCGAGGGTCTCTCGGCGCGTGGCCGGCTCAAGCGTCGTACGACGGGCTGA
- a CDS encoding glycine betaine ABC transporter substrate-binding protein, producing MTMHTNLRGKWVAGAAATGLAALALSGCGSLSESSSSSSAAGGGPCEGVEAGSVDTKALDGVTVKVGSKEFDEQLVLGQLTIKMMCAAGATVKDETNTKGSTQTRKKLIDGVSDVVWEYTGTGWINYLGHTKPISDPQAQYDAVKKEDLAKNKLVWGPLAPFNNTYAFAVTDEFGKKHNLETHSDMAAYIKANPDSTVCVESEFAARPDGYPGFKKTYGITGGKLKSLGTGVVYTQLDKGNCDFGEIFTTDGRLAALGLQILDDDKGYFPLYNGVTVTRADFDKAHPEMLEVLKPLADVLDTETMTQLNKKISSDGLPADKIAEDYLTEKGFLK from the coding sequence ATGACCATGCACACGAACCTGCGAGGCAAGTGGGTCGCCGGAGCGGCCGCCACCGGCCTCGCCGCACTCGCGCTGAGCGGCTGCGGCAGCCTGAGCGAGTCCTCCTCGTCGTCCTCGGCGGCCGGCGGCGGCCCCTGCGAAGGCGTCGAGGCCGGCTCGGTCGACACGAAGGCGCTGGACGGCGTCACCGTCAAGGTCGGCTCGAAGGAGTTCGACGAGCAGCTGGTGCTCGGCCAGCTCACGATCAAGATGATGTGCGCCGCGGGCGCCACGGTGAAGGACGAGACCAACACCAAGGGCAGCACGCAGACCCGCAAGAAGCTCATCGACGGCGTCAGCGACGTCGTGTGGGAGTACACCGGCACCGGCTGGATCAACTACCTCGGCCACACCAAGCCGATCAGCGACCCGCAGGCGCAGTACGACGCGGTGAAGAAGGAGGACCTCGCCAAGAACAAGCTGGTGTGGGGCCCGCTCGCGCCGTTCAACAACACCTACGCGTTCGCCGTCACCGACGAGTTCGGCAAGAAGCACAACCTCGAGACGCACTCGGACATGGCCGCCTACATCAAGGCCAACCCGGACTCGACGGTCTGCGTCGAGTCCGAGTTCGCGGCCCGCCCCGACGGGTACCCCGGCTTCAAGAAGACCTACGGGATCACCGGCGGCAAGCTGAAGAGCCTCGGCACCGGCGTCGTCTACACCCAGCTGGACAAGGGCAACTGCGACTTCGGCGAAATCTTCACGACCGACGGCCGGCTGGCCGCGCTGGGCCTGCAGATCCTCGACGACGACAAGGGCTACTTCCCGCTCTACAACGGCGTCACGGTGACCCGGGCCGACTTCGACAAGGCGCACCCGGAGATGCTCGAGGTGCTCAAGCCCCTGGCCGACGTGCTCGACACCGAGACGATGACCCAGCTGAACAAGAAGATCAGCTCCGACGGGCTCCCGGCCGACAAGATCGCCGAGGACTACCTCACGGAGAAGGGCTTCCTCAAGTAG
- a CDS encoding oxamate carbamoyltransferase subunit AllH family protein translates to MTSRVLPAAASCLLAGLLDEGADLVEVARTRVSVHYETGRADVPVLCVCTPDAVRLPGSVVTSVVPTQAVRARHGALVGASGTWRVGRWWRPPRPRGLTAPALPPAAPGVDVPGTVRPHDLLGAGPGLTPSGDDVLAGLLVAAHAVDDPRLAAWQAQTRAALRDRATTAVSRGLLAHALDGWATPELAGFVTAACAGDVGTALPVLLAVGHTSGAALAAGALHVLGTSSALRGAA, encoded by the coding sequence ATGACCTCCCGCGTCCTCCCCGCCGCAGCGTCCTGCCTGCTGGCCGGGCTGCTCGACGAGGGGGCCGACCTGGTCGAGGTGGCCCGCACCCGGGTCAGCGTGCACTACGAGACGGGCCGCGCCGACGTCCCGGTGCTCTGCGTGTGCACGCCCGACGCGGTCCGGCTGCCCGGGTCGGTGGTGACGTCCGTCGTACCCACGCAGGCGGTGCGGGCCCGGCACGGCGCCCTGGTCGGCGCCTCCGGAACGTGGCGGGTCGGCCGGTGGTGGCGGCCGCCCCGGCCCCGCGGGCTGACCGCGCCGGCGCTGCCGCCCGCGGCTCCTGGCGTCGACGTCCCCGGCACCGTCCGGCCGCACGACCTGCTCGGCGCGGGTCCCGGGCTGACGCCCAGCGGCGACGACGTGCTCGCCGGGCTGCTCGTCGCCGCGCACGCGGTCGACGACCCGCGGCTGGCGGCCTGGCAGGCGCAGACCCGCGCCGCCCTGCGCGACCGGGCCACCACCGCGGTCTCCCGCGGCCTGCTCGCCCACGCGCTGGACGGCTGGGCCACCCCGGAGCTCGCCGGCTTCGTCACCGCCGCCTGCGCCGGCGACGTCGGCACCGCGCTGCCCGTCCTGCTCGCCGTCGGGCACACCTCCGGTGCCGCCCTGGCCGCCGGCGCGCTGCACGTGCTCGGCACGTCGTCCGCCCTGAGAGGAGCCGCATGA
- a CDS encoding FdrA family protein produces the protein MRSVQLRRGTYVDSVTLMQVSRRVAALDGVTSALVAMATELNLDLAAGMGFEVPPASPNELLVAVEAVSVDAALAEVDLALLEASRPAPSGFGSAPAPVTVRSAAARSGATVALVSTPGQWAFADAVDALDAGLLTMVFSDNVPLEQEVALKEHAARAGLLVMGPDCGTAVVGGVGLGFANVVRPGPVGIVAASGTGAQHLMALLDGAGVGVSHCLGVGGRDLSAEVAGRSTLRALDLLDADEATELVVVVSKPPAPEVAEAVRARAASLGTPVLFGLLGAGRPDLTETAAAVVQAAGGRWAAPEHWAGQVPAGRPGGALRGLFVGGTLCDEAMLVASAALGRVSSNIPLDPAWAVGDDLASDGHTMLDFGDDRLTRGRPHPMIDGALRVERLRAETEDPTTGVLLLDVVLGLGSADDPAAELVPALHAARAAGVPVVVSVTGTRDDPQGLRGQVAALHGAGAWVHLSNAAAARCALDLLGDPA, from the coding sequence ATGAGGTCCGTCCAGCTGCGCCGAGGCACGTACGTCGACTCGGTGACCCTGATGCAGGTCAGCCGCCGCGTCGCCGCCCTCGACGGCGTCACGTCCGCGCTGGTCGCGATGGCCACCGAGCTCAACCTCGACCTGGCCGCCGGCATGGGCTTCGAGGTGCCGCCGGCCTCCCCCAACGAGCTGCTCGTGGCCGTCGAGGCCGTCTCCGTCGACGCGGCCCTCGCGGAGGTCGACCTGGCCCTCCTCGAGGCGTCCCGCCCGGCCCCGTCGGGCTTCGGCAGCGCCCCCGCCCCGGTGACCGTCCGCTCGGCCGCGGCCCGCTCGGGGGCCACCGTCGCCCTCGTGTCCACCCCCGGCCAGTGGGCCTTCGCCGACGCCGTGGACGCCCTCGACGCCGGCCTGCTGACCATGGTCTTCAGCGACAACGTGCCCCTCGAGCAGGAGGTCGCCCTCAAGGAGCACGCCGCACGCGCCGGGCTGCTGGTGATGGGGCCCGACTGCGGCACCGCGGTCGTCGGCGGTGTCGGACTGGGGTTCGCCAACGTCGTGCGTCCCGGACCGGTCGGGATAGTGGCGGCCTCCGGGACCGGCGCCCAGCACCTGATGGCGCTGCTCGACGGCGCCGGGGTCGGCGTCTCGCACTGCCTGGGCGTCGGCGGCCGGGACCTGTCGGCCGAGGTCGCCGGCCGCTCCACGCTGCGGGCGCTGGACCTGCTGGACGCCGACGAGGCCACCGAGCTGGTCGTGGTGGTCTCCAAGCCGCCGGCCCCCGAGGTCGCCGAGGCCGTGCGGGCACGGGCCGCGAGCCTGGGCACGCCGGTGCTGTTCGGCCTGCTCGGCGCCGGCCGGCCCGACCTGACCGAGACCGCGGCCGCGGTGGTGCAGGCCGCCGGGGGCCGCTGGGCCGCCCCCGAGCACTGGGCTGGCCAGGTCCCCGCCGGCCGGCCGGGTGGCGCGCTGCGTGGGCTGTTCGTCGGAGGCACCCTCTGCGACGAGGCGATGCTGGTCGCGTCGGCCGCGCTCGGCCGGGTCAGCTCCAACATCCCGCTGGACCCGGCCTGGGCCGTGGGCGACGACCTCGCCTCCGACGGGCACACGATGCTCGACTTCGGCGACGACCGGCTGACCCGCGGGCGCCCGCACCCGATGATCGACGGCGCCCTGCGGGTCGAGCGGCTGCGGGCCGAGACCGAGGACCCCACCACGGGCGTGCTGCTCCTCGACGTGGTCCTGGGGCTCGGCTCGGCCGACGACCCCGCCGCCGAGCTGGTGCCCGCCCTGCACGCGGCCCGCGCCGCCGGCGTCCCCGTCGTGGTCTCGGTGACCGGGACCCGCGACGACCCCCAGGGGCTGCGCGGGCAGGTCGCCGCGCTGCACGGCGCCGGCGCCTGGGTGCACCTGTCCAACGCGGCCGCCGCCCGGTGCGCCCTCGACCTGCTCGGAGACCCGGCGTGA